The following proteins come from a genomic window of Carassius auratus strain Wakin chromosome 18, ASM336829v1, whole genome shotgun sequence:
- the LOC113118345 gene encoding alanine--tRNA ligase, cytoplasmic-like isoform X1 has protein sequence MALHLTFLCAKAFFFCQSPEKNTTSMDSLLTAAQIREKFIDFFRRHEHQYVHSSSTVPLDDPTLLFANAGMNQFKPIFLNTIDPSHPMARLRRAANTQKCIRAGGKHNDLDDVGKDVYHHTFFEMLGSWSFGDYFKQLACEMALNLLTKEFGIPIDRLYVTYFGGHADAGLEPDLECKQIWLDLGMEESRILPGSMKDNFWEMGDTGPCGPCSEIHYDRIGGRDAAHLVNMDDPNVLEVWNLVFIQFNRESETVLKPLPKKSIDTGMGLERLVSVLQNKMSNYDTDLFIPYFEAIQKGTGARAYTGKVGAEDTDGIDMAYRVLADHARTITIALSDGGRPDNTGRGYVLRRILRRAVRYSHEKLGAQKGFFASLVDVVVESLGDAFPELRKDPDMVKDIINEEEAQFLKTLSRGRRILDRKIQSLGDSKTIPGDTAWLLYDTYGFPLDLTALIAEERGMGVDLQAFEDEKKAAQLKSQGKGSGDVDHIMLDIYAIEELRNKGVAATDDSPKYKYTSNDNGNYEFEQAVGTVLALRRERAFVDEVTTGQECGVLLDKTSFYAEQGGQSFDEGFMLRENDSTEDRMEFTVKNTQVRGGYVLHIGTVYGTLKVGDRLTLHVDEARRRPIMSNHTATHILNFALRSVLGEADQRGSLVAPDRLRFDFTAKGAMSTDEVRRTEENASTMIRDAKPVYALDAPLAAAKAIQGLRAVFDETYPDPVRVVSIGVPVEELLADPNSPAGSLTSIEFCGGTHLQNSGHAAPFVIVSEEAIAKGIRRIVAVTGAEAQKAQRKADALKLELDAMAEKVKAQNSPNKDIQKEIADMTEALGTAVISQWRKDEMRDSLKALKKIMDDLDRASKADVQKRVLEKTKEIIESNPNKPLIVMEMENGASAKALNESLKLLKTNSPQTAAMLFAVDNDAEKIICLCQVPQDVANRGLKASEWVQEVCPLLDGKGGGKDMSAQATGRNTHCIQEALQLANEFARLKLGEN, from the exons TCCCCTGAGAAAAACACAACCAGCATGGACTCTTTACTGACTGCTGCACAGATCCGTGAGAAGTTCATCGACTTCTTTCGACGCCATGAGCACCAGTACGTCCACTCGTCGTCCACCGTTCCGCTTGATGACCCCACTCTGCTCTTCGCCAATGCCGGGATGAACCAG ttcaaGCCCATCTTCCTGAACACCATCGACCCATCCCACCCTATGGCCAGACTCCGTCGTGCTGCAAATACACAGAAGTGCATTCGTGCCGGCGGCAAACACAATGACCTTGATGATGTGGGCAAAGATGTGTACCATCATACATTCTTCGAGATGTTGGGATCTTGGTCCTTTGGAGATTATTTTAAA CAACTGGCCTGTGAGATGGCACTGAATCTGCTGACAAAAGAGTTTGGTATACCTATTGACCGGCTCTATGTGACTTATTTTGGTGGTCATGCTGACGCAGGCCTGGAGCCTGACCTGGAGTGCAAGCAGATCTGGCTGGACTTGGG AATGGAGGAGAGTCGTATTCTCCCGGGGAGCATGAAAGATAATTTCTGGGAGATGGGGGACACCGGTCCATGTGGACCCTGTAGCGAGATCCACTATGATCGCATTGGAGGCAGAGATGCCGCCCACCTGGTCAACATGGATGACCCGAATGTGCTTGAAGTCTGGAACCTTGTGTTCATTCAGTTTAACAG AGAATCAGAGACCGTTCTAAAGCCTCTGCCCAAGAAGAGCATTGACACAGGGATGGGACTGGAGCGCTTGGTCTCTGTACTACAAAACAAGATGTCCAACTACGACACAGACCTGTTCATCCCTTATTTTGAAGCCATTCAGAAG GGAACAGGTGCCAGGGCATACACAGGAAAAGTTGGTGCAGAAGACACAGATGGTATTGACATGGCATACCGTGTCCTGGCTGATCACGCCCGCACCATTACCATTGCCTTGTCTGATGGTGGCAGGCCTGACAACACGGGCAGGGG CTATGTACTGAGGAGGATTCTGCGTCGTGCCGTGCGATACTCTCACGAAAAGCTGGGTGCACAGAAGGGCTTCTTTGCCTCTTTGGTAGATGTGGTGGTTGAGTCTCTG GGTGATGCTTTCCCAGAGCTGCGGAAGGATCCTGATATGGTAAAAGACATCATCAATGAGGAGGAGGCACAGTTCCTTAAGACCCTTAGCAGGGGACGACGCATCCTGGACCGCAAGATCCAGAGTCTGGGAGACAGCAAGACTATACCAG GTGACACAGCCTGGCTGCTGTATGACACTTATGGTTTCCCTCTGGACCTCACTGCCCTGATCGCTGAGGAACGAGGAATGGGAGTGGACTTGCAGGCCTTTGAGGATGAGAAGAAAGCTGCGCAG TTGAAGTCTCAGGGCAAAGGCTCTGGGGACGTTGACCACATCATGCTGGACATCTATGCGATTGAAGAGCTCAGAAACAAAGGTGTCGCTGCCACTGATGACAGCCCCAAGTACAAGTACACTTCAAATGATAACGGCAACTATG AGTTTGAACAGGCAGTGGGCACAGTGCTGGCTCTCAGGAGGGAGCGTGCATTTGTTGATGAGGTGACCACAGGTCAAGAGTGTGGAGTGCTGCTCGACAAAACCTCTTTCTACGCCGAGCAGGGAGGCCAGAGCTTTGATGAAGGCTTCATGCTCCGAGAAAACGACTCCACTGAGGAT AGGATGGAGTTCACTGTGAAGAATACTCAGGTGCGCGGAGGGTACGTGCTGCATATCGGTACGGTGTACGGCACCCTGAAGGTTGGAGACCGCCTAACTCTGCACGTAGATGAG GCTCGTCGTAGGCCCATCATGAGTAACCATACCGCCACGCACATCCTTAACTTTGCCTTGCGTTCAGTGCTGGGAGAGGCAGATCAGCGAGGCTCTTTGGTTGCTCCCGACAGATTGCGCTTTGACTTCACAGCTAAAGGAGCCATGAGCACAGATGAAGTGCGGCGCACAGAAGAGAACGCCTCAACCATGATTCGTGATGCCAAG CCGGTTTATGCCCTGGATGCCCCTCTTGCAGCAGCTAAAGCCATCCAAGGTCTGCGGGCAGTGTTTGATGAGACGTACCCTGATCCTGTTCGAGTGGTGTCTATTGGCGTCCCGGTGGAGGAGCTGCTGGCTGATCCAAACAGCCCTGCAGGCTCACTCACCTCCATCGAATTCTGCGGCGGAAC GCACTTGCAGAACTCTGGTCACGCTGCACCATTTGTGATCGTATCGGAGGAGGCCATCGCTAAAGGAATCAGGAGGATTGTGGCAGTGACTGGAGCAGAGGCTCAGAAG GCCCAGAGGAAAGCCGATGCACTGAAGCTGGAACTAGATGCCATGGCAGAGAAAGTGAAAGCTCAGAACAGCCCTAATAAAGATATTCAGAAAGAGATTGCTGATATGACCGAG GCCCTGGGCACTGCAGTCATCTCTCAGTGGCGGAAGGATGAAATGAGGGATTCCCTGAAAGCTCTTAAGAAGATCATGGATGACCTGGACCGTGCCAGCAAGGCTGATGTACAGAAGAGG gtcCTGGAAAAGACAAAGGAGATCATCGAAAGTAACCCAAACAAACCTCTAATTGTGATGGAGATGGAGAATGGAGCATCTGCAAAG GCTCTGAATGAGTCTCTGAAGCTGCTGAAGACAAATTCACCACAGACTGCTGCTATGCTTTTTGCTGTGGATAACGATGCGGAGAAAATTATCTGCTTGTGCCAAGTGCCTCAG GATGTTGCAAACCGAGGCCTGAAAGCCAGTGAGTGGGTTCAGGAAGTGTGCCCTCTGCTGGACGGAAAAGGAGGTGGTAAAGACATGTCTGCCCAGGCCACGGGTAGAAACACACACTGCATACAGGAGGCTCTACAGCTGGCCAATGAGTTTGCCCGTCTCAAACTGGGTGAAAATTAA
- the LOC113118345 gene encoding alanine--tRNA ligase, cytoplasmic-like isoform X2, whose amino-acid sequence MDSLLTAAQIREKFIDFFRRHEHQYVHSSSTVPLDDPTLLFANAGMNQFKPIFLNTIDPSHPMARLRRAANTQKCIRAGGKHNDLDDVGKDVYHHTFFEMLGSWSFGDYFKQLACEMALNLLTKEFGIPIDRLYVTYFGGHADAGLEPDLECKQIWLDLGMEESRILPGSMKDNFWEMGDTGPCGPCSEIHYDRIGGRDAAHLVNMDDPNVLEVWNLVFIQFNRESETVLKPLPKKSIDTGMGLERLVSVLQNKMSNYDTDLFIPYFEAIQKGTGARAYTGKVGAEDTDGIDMAYRVLADHARTITIALSDGGRPDNTGRGYVLRRILRRAVRYSHEKLGAQKGFFASLVDVVVESLGDAFPELRKDPDMVKDIINEEEAQFLKTLSRGRRILDRKIQSLGDSKTIPGDTAWLLYDTYGFPLDLTALIAEERGMGVDLQAFEDEKKAAQLKSQGKGSGDVDHIMLDIYAIEELRNKGVAATDDSPKYKYTSNDNGNYEFEQAVGTVLALRRERAFVDEVTTGQECGVLLDKTSFYAEQGGQSFDEGFMLRENDSTEDRMEFTVKNTQVRGGYVLHIGTVYGTLKVGDRLTLHVDEARRRPIMSNHTATHILNFALRSVLGEADQRGSLVAPDRLRFDFTAKGAMSTDEVRRTEENASTMIRDAKPVYALDAPLAAAKAIQGLRAVFDETYPDPVRVVSIGVPVEELLADPNSPAGSLTSIEFCGGTHLQNSGHAAPFVIVSEEAIAKGIRRIVAVTGAEAQKAQRKADALKLELDAMAEKVKAQNSPNKDIQKEIADMTEALGTAVISQWRKDEMRDSLKALKKIMDDLDRASKADVQKRVLEKTKEIIESNPNKPLIVMEMENGASAKALNESLKLLKTNSPQTAAMLFAVDNDAEKIICLCQVPQDVANRGLKASEWVQEVCPLLDGKGGGKDMSAQATGRNTHCIQEALQLANEFARLKLGEN is encoded by the exons ATGGACTCTTTACTGACTGCTGCACAGATCCGTGAGAAGTTCATCGACTTCTTTCGACGCCATGAGCACCAGTACGTCCACTCGTCGTCCACCGTTCCGCTTGATGACCCCACTCTGCTCTTCGCCAATGCCGGGATGAACCAG ttcaaGCCCATCTTCCTGAACACCATCGACCCATCCCACCCTATGGCCAGACTCCGTCGTGCTGCAAATACACAGAAGTGCATTCGTGCCGGCGGCAAACACAATGACCTTGATGATGTGGGCAAAGATGTGTACCATCATACATTCTTCGAGATGTTGGGATCTTGGTCCTTTGGAGATTATTTTAAA CAACTGGCCTGTGAGATGGCACTGAATCTGCTGACAAAAGAGTTTGGTATACCTATTGACCGGCTCTATGTGACTTATTTTGGTGGTCATGCTGACGCAGGCCTGGAGCCTGACCTGGAGTGCAAGCAGATCTGGCTGGACTTGGG AATGGAGGAGAGTCGTATTCTCCCGGGGAGCATGAAAGATAATTTCTGGGAGATGGGGGACACCGGTCCATGTGGACCCTGTAGCGAGATCCACTATGATCGCATTGGAGGCAGAGATGCCGCCCACCTGGTCAACATGGATGACCCGAATGTGCTTGAAGTCTGGAACCTTGTGTTCATTCAGTTTAACAG AGAATCAGAGACCGTTCTAAAGCCTCTGCCCAAGAAGAGCATTGACACAGGGATGGGACTGGAGCGCTTGGTCTCTGTACTACAAAACAAGATGTCCAACTACGACACAGACCTGTTCATCCCTTATTTTGAAGCCATTCAGAAG GGAACAGGTGCCAGGGCATACACAGGAAAAGTTGGTGCAGAAGACACAGATGGTATTGACATGGCATACCGTGTCCTGGCTGATCACGCCCGCACCATTACCATTGCCTTGTCTGATGGTGGCAGGCCTGACAACACGGGCAGGGG CTATGTACTGAGGAGGATTCTGCGTCGTGCCGTGCGATACTCTCACGAAAAGCTGGGTGCACAGAAGGGCTTCTTTGCCTCTTTGGTAGATGTGGTGGTTGAGTCTCTG GGTGATGCTTTCCCAGAGCTGCGGAAGGATCCTGATATGGTAAAAGACATCATCAATGAGGAGGAGGCACAGTTCCTTAAGACCCTTAGCAGGGGACGACGCATCCTGGACCGCAAGATCCAGAGTCTGGGAGACAGCAAGACTATACCAG GTGACACAGCCTGGCTGCTGTATGACACTTATGGTTTCCCTCTGGACCTCACTGCCCTGATCGCTGAGGAACGAGGAATGGGAGTGGACTTGCAGGCCTTTGAGGATGAGAAGAAAGCTGCGCAG TTGAAGTCTCAGGGCAAAGGCTCTGGGGACGTTGACCACATCATGCTGGACATCTATGCGATTGAAGAGCTCAGAAACAAAGGTGTCGCTGCCACTGATGACAGCCCCAAGTACAAGTACACTTCAAATGATAACGGCAACTATG AGTTTGAACAGGCAGTGGGCACAGTGCTGGCTCTCAGGAGGGAGCGTGCATTTGTTGATGAGGTGACCACAGGTCAAGAGTGTGGAGTGCTGCTCGACAAAACCTCTTTCTACGCCGAGCAGGGAGGCCAGAGCTTTGATGAAGGCTTCATGCTCCGAGAAAACGACTCCACTGAGGAT AGGATGGAGTTCACTGTGAAGAATACTCAGGTGCGCGGAGGGTACGTGCTGCATATCGGTACGGTGTACGGCACCCTGAAGGTTGGAGACCGCCTAACTCTGCACGTAGATGAG GCTCGTCGTAGGCCCATCATGAGTAACCATACCGCCACGCACATCCTTAACTTTGCCTTGCGTTCAGTGCTGGGAGAGGCAGATCAGCGAGGCTCTTTGGTTGCTCCCGACAGATTGCGCTTTGACTTCACAGCTAAAGGAGCCATGAGCACAGATGAAGTGCGGCGCACAGAAGAGAACGCCTCAACCATGATTCGTGATGCCAAG CCGGTTTATGCCCTGGATGCCCCTCTTGCAGCAGCTAAAGCCATCCAAGGTCTGCGGGCAGTGTTTGATGAGACGTACCCTGATCCTGTTCGAGTGGTGTCTATTGGCGTCCCGGTGGAGGAGCTGCTGGCTGATCCAAACAGCCCTGCAGGCTCACTCACCTCCATCGAATTCTGCGGCGGAAC GCACTTGCAGAACTCTGGTCACGCTGCACCATTTGTGATCGTATCGGAGGAGGCCATCGCTAAAGGAATCAGGAGGATTGTGGCAGTGACTGGAGCAGAGGCTCAGAAG GCCCAGAGGAAAGCCGATGCACTGAAGCTGGAACTAGATGCCATGGCAGAGAAAGTGAAAGCTCAGAACAGCCCTAATAAAGATATTCAGAAAGAGATTGCTGATATGACCGAG GCCCTGGGCACTGCAGTCATCTCTCAGTGGCGGAAGGATGAAATGAGGGATTCCCTGAAAGCTCTTAAGAAGATCATGGATGACCTGGACCGTGCCAGCAAGGCTGATGTACAGAAGAGG gtcCTGGAAAAGACAAAGGAGATCATCGAAAGTAACCCAAACAAACCTCTAATTGTGATGGAGATGGAGAATGGAGCATCTGCAAAG GCTCTGAATGAGTCTCTGAAGCTGCTGAAGACAAATTCACCACAGACTGCTGCTATGCTTTTTGCTGTGGATAACGATGCGGAGAAAATTATCTGCTTGTGCCAAGTGCCTCAG GATGTTGCAAACCGAGGCCTGAAAGCCAGTGAGTGGGTTCAGGAAGTGTGCCCTCTGCTGGACGGAAAAGGAGGTGGTAAAGACATGTCTGCCCAGGCCACGGGTAGAAACACACACTGCATACAGGAGGCTCTACAGCTGGCCAATGAGTTTGCCCGTCTCAAACTGGGTGAAAATTAA